Proteins encoded by one window of Flavobacterium sp. N502540:
- a CDS encoding heavy metal translocating P-type ATPase produces MEHLHKEEKIKKNKINQPGSCCSHDEPVHSDDDGHDHGHSADSGWFRMFLPAIISFVLLLIGIGFDQYFEQNWFSGPVRIAWYVIAYLPVGFPVLKEAYESIRKGDVFSEFFLMSIATIGAFAIGEFPEGVAVMLFYTIGENFQGLAVSRAKSNIKSLLDQRPDEVSVLENNVATKVKAADVAIGAIVQLKAGEKLGLDGELLSDSASFNTAALTGESKPDTKVKGEAVLAGMINGSTIALVKVTAAYNDSKLSKILEMVQNAVTKKAPAELFIRKFAKIYTPIVVYLAIAICLLPMLFVSDYVFSDWLYRALVFLVISCPCALVISIPLGYFGGIGAASKNGILFKGSNFLDSISTIQNVVMDKTGTMTEGVFKVQEVIIQDGFDKDEILKLVNVLESQSTHPVATAIHNYVGQIDSSILLKNVEEISGHGLKAEIDGKELHVGNFKLMDKFSIAYHVDPNAVVYTTIAIAYDNKFAGYLTIADEIKADAQEAVTKLKALGVKVTMLSGDKINVVQFVAKTLDITNAFGDLLPEDKVNQLNEIKAKNETVAFVGDGVNDAPVIALSTVGIAMGGLGSDATIETADVVIQDDKPSKIPMAINIGKQTKKIVWQNITLAFVVKAVVLILGAGGLATMWEAVFADVGVALLAILNAVRIQKMKF; encoded by the coding sequence ATGGAACATCTACATAAAGAAGAAAAGATTAAAAAGAATAAAATAAATCAACCCGGTTCCTGCTGCTCACATGACGAGCCTGTACATTCAGACGATGACGGACACGATCACGGTCATAGTGCGGATAGTGGATGGTTTAGAATGTTTTTACCGGCCATTATTTCCTTTGTTTTATTGCTGATTGGAATTGGATTCGATCAGTATTTCGAACAAAATTGGTTTTCTGGCCCTGTTAGAATCGCCTGGTATGTTATCGCTTATCTGCCGGTGGGATTCCCTGTTTTAAAGGAAGCTTACGAAAGCATCAGAAAGGGCGACGTATTTTCGGAGTTTTTCCTGATGAGTATTGCCACTATCGGAGCATTTGCTATTGGAGAATTTCCGGAAGGTGTTGCTGTGATGTTGTTTTATACCATTGGAGAGAACTTTCAGGGATTGGCAGTCAGTCGTGCCAAATCAAACATAAAAAGCTTGTTGGACCAGCGTCCTGATGAGGTAAGTGTTTTGGAAAATAATGTTGCGACTAAAGTTAAAGCTGCCGATGTTGCCATTGGAGCGATAGTGCAGTTAAAAGCAGGGGAAAAACTAGGACTGGACGGAGAATTACTTTCCGATTCGGCTTCCTTTAATACTGCAGCACTTACGGGAGAAAGCAAACCGGACACCAAAGTAAAAGGAGAAGCTGTTTTGGCCGGAATGATTAACGGAAGTACCATTGCATTGGTAAAAGTAACGGCAGCTTACAACGACAGTAAATTGTCTAAGATTTTGGAAATGGTTCAGAATGCCGTTACTAAAAAAGCTCCCGCAGAATTGTTTATTCGAAAATTTGCTAAAATTTATACGCCGATTGTAGTTTATCTGGCGATTGCCATTTGCTTGTTGCCCATGCTTTTTGTTTCCGATTATGTGTTTAGTGACTGGTTGTACAGAGCATTGGTTTTTCTGGTAATTTCGTGCCCTTGTGCTTTGGTGATCAGCATTCCGCTAGGCTATTTTGGCGGAATCGGAGCAGCGAGCAAGAACGGTATCCTGTTTAAAGGAAGTAATTTCTTAGACAGTATCTCGACCATTCAGAATGTTGTGATGGACAAAACAGGTACAATGACCGAAGGTGTTTTTAAAGTTCAGGAAGTGATTATTCAGGACGGTTTTGACAAAGACGAAATTTTAAAACTGGTCAATGTACTTGAAAGTCAGAGTACACATCCCGTTGCGACTGCAATTCACAATTATGTAGGGCAAATTGATTCCTCAATACTACTGAAAAACGTAGAGGAGATTTCCGGACACGGATTAAAAGCTGAAATAGACGGAAAAGAACTGCACGTAGGGAATTTTAAACTGATGGATAAATTCAGTATTGCATACCATGTTGATCCAAATGCGGTGGTTTATACGACCATTGCCATTGCTTACGACAATAAGTTTGCAGGTTATTTAACAATTGCCGATGAAATTAAAGCAGATGCGCAAGAGGCAGTAACCAAATTGAAAGCTCTCGGAGTTAAAGTAACCATGCTGAGCGGTGATAAAATCAATGTGGTGCAGTTTGTTGCCAAAACTTTAGATATTACAAACGCTTTTGGAGATTTACTGCCTGAAGATAAGGTGAATCAACTGAACGAAATTAAAGCCAAAAATGAAACGGTTGCTTTTGTTGGGGATGGTGTAAACGATGCTCCGGTAATTGCTTTAAGTACGGTTGGAATCGCGATGGGAGGGTTGGGCAGTGATGCCACGATCGAAACTGCCGATGTGGTCATTCAGGACGATAAACCAAGCAAGATTCCGATGGCGATAAACATTGGAAAACAAACCAAAAAAATCGTCTGGCAAAATATTACGCTGGCCTTCGTTGTAAAAGCTGTCGTGCTTATCTTAGGAGCCGGCGGACTGGCAACCATGTGGGAAGCTGTTTTTGCGGATGTCGGAGTAGCCTTATTAGCCATCCTGAATGCCGTGAGGATTCAGAAGATGAAATTTTAA
- a CDS encoding tautomerase family protein, protein MPFVRISLPKKLSLETKNNISEAIHQSLIAEFHIPSADYFHVIEELEQHQIKYPESYLGISHSEEIVYVQITAGQGRTIEQKKKLYHQIATRIAATTAILINNVIIVLLENNGLENWSFGNGEIQEPTHLKK, encoded by the coding sequence ATGCCATTTGTCCGAATCAGTTTACCTAAGAAGCTTTCCTTAGAAACCAAAAACAATATTTCAGAAGCGATTCATCAATCTTTAATAGCAGAATTTCATATTCCAAGTGCTGATTATTTTCATGTAATTGAAGAATTAGAACAACATCAGATAAAATATCCCGAAAGTTATCTTGGTATTTCGCATTCTGAAGAAATTGTATATGTTCAGATCACCGCAGGACAAGGTCGAACAATAGAACAAAAAAAGAAATTATACCACCAAATTGCTACAAGAATTGCCGCAACAACAGCGATTCTCATTAATAACGTGATTATTGTTTTATTAGAAAATAACGGCTTGGAAAACTGGTCCTTTGGTAATGGAGAAATTCAGGAGCCAACACATTTAAAAAAATAA
- a CDS encoding VOC family protein, which translates to MKLQHLQIQTHNIQKTAAFYQDVLNLSILEKDSNSVTIQAGTSVLEFIENQQFDSVYHFAFNIPQNKLEEAIKWTNNKLDLIVIEDATVVANFENWNANAVYFYDNNGNILEFIVRYDLNNAQTEPFSSQSILNISEIGIVNENPLVLANQLITQHNLEFFSKNDNSELFAALGDDEGLLIIVRPHRNWYPTQIPSESNTTEVRIENKGTQIELKFS; encoded by the coding sequence ATGAAATTACAACACCTTCAGATTCAAACCCACAATATTCAAAAAACAGCAGCATTCTACCAAGACGTACTTAATCTTTCAATTCTCGAAAAAGATTCCAATTCGGTTACTATTCAGGCAGGTACATCGGTTTTGGAATTTATTGAAAATCAGCAATTCGACTCTGTCTATCATTTTGCCTTTAATATCCCTCAAAACAAACTGGAAGAGGCCATTAAATGGACTAATAACAAACTGGATTTAATTGTTATTGAAGATGCAACTGTTGTTGCCAATTTTGAAAACTGGAATGCCAACGCTGTATACTTTTATGACAACAATGGTAATATACTGGAATTCATCGTCCGATATGACCTCAACAATGCTCAAACGGAACCTTTTAGTTCTCAATCGATACTCAACATTAGTGAAATCGGAATTGTCAATGAGAATCCTCTAGTTCTGGCTAACCAACTCATAACGCAACACAACTTAGAATTCTTTAGTAAAAACGACAATAGTGAGCTCTTTGCTGCTCTTGGAGATGATGAAGGCCTGCTGATTATAGTGCGACCACATCGAAACTGGTATCCTACTCAAATACCTTCTGAAAGCAATACAACCGAAGTTCGTATAGAAAATAAGGGAACTCAGATTGAATTGAAGTTTTCCTAA